Below is a genomic region from Triticum dicoccoides isolate Atlit2015 ecotype Zavitan chromosome 5A, WEW_v2.0, whole genome shotgun sequence.
GCACTTCTTTTAAACTCGGAGAAGTAATATCTCTCTTTTAAACTCAGAGTATAAGTTATGCGTGTATTTCTAGATCATCAACTTTACCGACCAAATATAccatccgttcttaaatataagtcttttaagagaTTTCAATATAAACTACATACAGGGCAcagtgagtgaatctacactctgaagtaggtctatatacattcgtatgtagtttgtatgaaaatctctaaaatgacttatatttaggaacggatggagtattaaATAAATATTGTATTTGAATTCATGTTTGAATGCTCCCTTTTTTCAAACATACAGGTCAGACTGATTTTCTTAAATTTGACGAAAGTCTATCTATTAAGAAAAATATGTACATGTGTAATACAAATTAGACTCTGACACATATTTTTATATTACATTTATTTTGTAATATTAATAATAGCATATTTTTCTATTAATTTGGttaaactttgtgaagtttgattTTTGGAAAAAAGTCAATATGTATTATATATTTTAAAAATAGATGGAAGTACTTCTTTTGTCCCAAAATAAGCAACGTGGTTTGAAGTAAAACCATGCCACTTATATGGGGACGTGGGAGTGCTTTTTTTGACATATCAATTATATTTTATTTAGGAACCTTCAAGTCTCTCTTTCCTGCTCTACAAGAAAAGTTTTTCTCCTCCCGTCGGTACCGCCGTATGTCCGTCCCATCTCCGATGGCCTCTAGGCCATGGAGGTGTGGAGGGTCTCGGCCCCTCGTTGGCGGGATGGACCCATTTTCATTCTTGTTAAAATCAACGTCTTGGTTGGGGCTGTGTGGCGGCTGCGATGTCCCTTAGTACGAATAATGTCTCCCACCTTCTATCCCCGTCCTGATGGTGCATTTAGCATCGTCGAAGGGTGTGTGGAGGTTTGTCTCTGTCGGATCTTGTGGGATTCGGTTGGtgctggtcttcggtggatctATTTCGATCTGGTCTTCGTTCGTTTTCGTTTAGGTGTTTACAGGTTTAACCCTTCTGATCTACGATTttcttcatcggcgatggttgctACTCTGGTGCGTTGGTCCTATCGAACCTTAGTACGACGACTTTCtgattgtctactacaacaagatttACCCGGCTCCGGTGAGAaaggggtgatgacggcggtgcGCCTTTGCCTCGCTCCAATGCTTGTAGTTGTTGTTAGGTGGTCCACGGacatggttgtaatttttattacctctatTGTTCTTCGTGTtgccatgattgaaaatgaatagtgatagtttctcgaaaaaaaattatattttgtTTACCAAACTAATGATCTAGAAATACATGTGTGTCTAATAAACCTCAAATAGAGGGGGCACAAACAATCATTCTTTCTGCTCCTGCTTCCCAACTTAAGCGACGGGTAGTGGCAGCTAATCTACCCTACCAAGACAACACTGTGAGCCCCCTTCCCGCTAGTTCATCCCTTCGGCTACAAGAAGGGGCGAGGACCACAGGGCTTCGGTCCAATGGTGGTAGGGTTAGGAACAAATTTAGGATTCATCTTCATTTAGCGGTGGCGAGATGGATCATGTTGCCGTCGACATGACATGGCATAatatgttggaattttgctagtaggtctttggcccaaagcccaactaaaattctgaaattttctTGACTCATTCatacacacatgtgagtggagtgagtgaagctaaagtttagtcccatcccggaagttgagagagagttgcacctctttataaggtgagctcttctaccacttgtatgagcatgagaagagaagacctacacgcgcgctcctccttgctcgcctcgtcacgacgcgtcgcgccgcgccgcgggctgcgggattgagccgagccaaggacagagctatgcacgttgtctatatttttgctgcacgggaaaaattaatgagtcattaattgataattaacggacgcgttaattactggacCGTTTCCGATTtttttttggatcgtgacgactcggacgtggggtttactctcacgacctacccgacccgcactatatagtcaggcagacgtctacctagccgccgccgcttcgtatgatttctcaccaccgttccagatcattgcgccgccaagcaagtcttctccatccctccttccggcgtgcaccgcgagaaagggacagcaggcctccgaaaccccgcctctcgAGATCCTgtgcgggagaggggcgatcaggtttttggggagcgcactcgcgcgactgctggcagtgacgacttcgcgaacgacgacttcttttcCAACCTcgacaacctcatcctcgacgacatgggcgacaacgtcaacgccggcagtgctgcacccgctgcaccgtatgtgattctatccttcctgttcgagatcgtggtagaattcatgtttctagtatgtgccctagatgtgatatgttcatctgctatactagttcgcatgattagtttaatctctgctgttgtggtcatgatttatcttctgtttattcggattaaatctcgtagtaatttgctcatatttccaacaatccaaaaacctgattataggcaatttactccgagtggttttgctgcgcatctgaagccgcctgcctttaagggggcgcaatataagaggtggcgcacgagagcagtctactggttttagaccatgggctgctatgatgccaccaagggcaagcctgagggcgatcttaatccagcacagctggaagcttttgagaagatcgataccctctttaaaggcgctcttttgagtgttcttgatgactccattgtgaatttgtatatgtcgtttgacaacggcaaggacatgtgggctacgctcgaggccaagtttggtgcctcggacgccggcagcgagttgtacgtcatggagcaattctatgactacaagatgactgatgagcgccctgttgtacagcaggctcatgagatacaaccgctcacaaaagaacttgagtatttcaagtgtgtgttgccggacaaatttgttgccggaagcatcattgccaagcttccaccttcgtggaacaattttgctactttcctgaaacacaagagacaggagttttccgttgcggatctcattggtactcttgatgttgaagagaaggcgagcgcaaaggacacacgtgctcgagttgctgagggaggttctagtgcccacatggtacagaagaagaactcccagcccaacaagttcaaaaacaataaaaacaaaactcagggcaaaggcaagtttgatacaaagaacaagccatcacattctaccaacttcaagaagaattctcataagaaggggaaggggctTTGCCATGTCTGCGCTGATCCTAATCActaggctccgaagtgtcctaaccgctttgaggagcgcgaacatgagaagagcggcaagtccgctaatgttgtcatcggtgatactgatatgaaggaatcaggatacggtatttttcctaccatcatttcagtatttcaatcccctgattggttaattgacaccggtgtcgatgtacatgtttgtgctgacgcctccatgttttcttcttaccaggcaacagggacttcacccgtgctgatggggaatgggtcacatgccatcgttcgaggtgttggtacggtcgatctgaagtttactttggggaagactgtgcgtctgaagaacgttcatcatgtgccgtccatcaataaaaatctcgttagcggttcccgtttatgtcgagatggttttaagttggttttcgaatccaataaagttgtaatttctaagtgtggataatttgttggaaaaggctatgagtgcggaggcttgttccgcctatctttgtcagatatttgcactaaagttattaataatgtttgccacaataatgagtctgatacttggcattcacgactttgtcatattaactttggttgcatgacgcggctagccaatatgaatttaactccgaaaatctctactgtcaaaggctctaagtgccaagtatgtgtgcaagctaagcaacatcgcaagtcccataagactgcagaggcaagagacttggcgccactagagcttatacattctgatctttgtgagatgaatggcgtgttgacaaaaggtggaaagagatacttcatgacgttgattgatgactccactagatattgttatgtgtatcttttgaaatcaaaagatgaggctttgactttctttaaaaactataaagctgaggcagagaaccaacttgatcggaaaattaaacggcttaggtccgatcgtggtggagagtatttttccaatgaatttgatctgttttgtgcggaacatggtataatccatgagaggacgcctccctactcaccccagtcaaatggggtagccaaaaaaaagaaccgaactctaactgatatagTTAACACCAtattagacacttcgggtctatccaaggaatggtggggtgaggcgctaatgactgcgtgtaatgttctaaaccgagttcccacaaagcataagaccatgactccatttgaggaatgagaaaggaaaaggttaaaactctcttacctacgtacttggggttgtttggcgaaagtcaatataccaattccgaagaagcgcaagcttggaccaaaaaccgtggattgtgttcttctgggctatgcttttcatagcatcggctatagatttttgataataaaatctgaggtatgcgacatgcatgttggtacgattatggaatcaaatgatgcaactttctttaaggacatatttcctatgaaggatatgttgagttcatcaaatcaggagatacctactccatctagtgaggaactcactgtaattcctgaatccaccattgcgatggaacacgttgagaatcctgttgagggtgacaatggaactcctgtgaggagtaagagacagaggactacaaagtcttttggtgatgatttcattgtgtacctcgtgaaTGATACactcaggactatttcagaagcctatgcatctcctgatgctgactactggaaggaagctgtacgtagcgagatggattccatcttagctaacgatacctgggagatcactgaccgtacttatgggtgcaaacctgtaggatgtaagtgggtgttcaagaagaagcttagacctgatggtacgattgaaaagtacaaggcacggcttgtggccaagggttatacccagaaagaaggtaaagacttctttgatacttactcacccgtggctagactgaccacaattcgggtgctactatcactgcctACCTCACATggtttctcgttcatcaaatggacgttaagacggctttcctcaatggagagttgaaggaggaaatttacatggatcagccagatggttttgtagtacctggtcaggaaggaaaggtgtgcaagttattaaagtctttatatggccttaaacaagctcctaaggagtggcatgagaagttcgaaagaacattaactgctgccggctttgtagtaaatgatggtgacaagtgcgtgtactatcgctatggtgggggcgaaggagttattctttgtctgtatgtcgacgacatattgatctttggaaccaaacttgatttaattaaggaggttaaggatttcttatctcgctattttgagatgaaggatctaggagtagctgatgttatcttaaacatcaagctgttgagagatgagaatggtgggatcacactgcttcagtctcattatgtggaaaaggtcttgagtcgttttgggtatagcgactgcacgccttctccaactccatatgatgctagtgtgttgcttcgaaagaatcgacggattggtagagatcaactgaggtattctcagattattggctcgcttctgtatttggcgagtgccacgaggcctgacatctcttttgctgtgagcaagctgagtcggtttgtgtcaaaaccaggagatgatcattggcatgcgcttgagagagttatgcgctatttgaaaggcaccgcgagctatgggattcactacaccgggtatccaagggtactagagggttatagtgactcaaactggatatctgatgctgatgagattaaggccacaagtggttatgtttttacacttggtggtggcgctgtttcctagaagtcttgcaagcagaccattttaacgaggtcaactatggaagcagaactcacagtattagacactgccactgttgaagcagagtggcttcgtgaactcttgatggacttacctatggttgaaaaaccaataccccctatactgatgaactgtgataatcaaactgtgatcgtcaagataaacagttctaaggacaatatgaagtcctcaaggcatgtgaagaggagactaaaatctgttagaaaattgaggaactccggagttattacgttggattatatccaaacgtcgaaaaacttggcagatcccttcacatagggtctatcacgtaatgtgatagataatgcatcgatggagatgggtttgagacccaccgcatgagttgtccatagtggtaacccactctatgtgatcggagatcccgtgaagtagaagtgggagacaagttgttggtcagctagaaggagagtatccctatattaattatcccactccgtgaagatgcaatactctcctgatctgcatggaaggttgatacttatcttaatgtgttccaagtggcttattcgggtaagtagagatgttgtcctgcagaacatcttctgaggaacacacctatatgaatttgactgttaacgtcacagtctgtgagaattgggtgttctctaataaattcatgaaaggccctggagtatgacgtatacgctccacccacgGGGAAGCCTTGCGACAGCCCAGTACcgatcaagaatttgtgtgaaactagtttcacagaaaacttgtagttcaaggcatagtccactatttaagttgtgatctagtgtagcataaatttctgagtggaagttcaacttcacagtctccactaagcaccggtatataaacaatgttttggaactaaatgatgagatgtgccaatgagactttgtgggggattgttggaattttgctagtaggcctttggcccaaagcccaactaaaattctgaaattctcttggcccattcatgcacacatgtgagtggagtgagtgaggctaaagtttagtcccaccccggaagttgagagagagttgcacctttttataaggtgagctcttctatcacttgtatgagcatgagaagagaagacctacacgcgcgctcctcctcgctcgcctcgccacgccacgtcacgcctcgtcacgacgtgccgcaccgcgggttgcgggattgagccgagccaaggacagagctatgcatgttgtctatatttttgctgcacgggaaaaattaatgagtcattaattaataattaacggacgcgttaattactgaaccgtttccgattcttttggatcgtgacgactcggacgtggggtttactcccacgacctacccgacccgcactctatagtcaggcagacgtctaccctagccgccgccgctttgtatgatttctcaccaccgttccagatcattgcaccgccaagcaagtcttctccatccctccttccggcgtgcaatgcgagaagggacagcaggcctccggaaccccgcctctcgtgatcctgtacgggagaggggcgatcaggtttttggggagcgcactcgcgcgactgctggcagcgacgatttCTTTCCCGACCTcgacaacctcatcctcgacgacatgggcgacaacgtcaacgccggcggtgctgcacccgctgcatcgtatgtgattctatccttcctgttcgagatcgtggtagaattcatgtttctagtatgtgccctggatgtgatatgttcatctgctgtgctagttcgcatgattaattTAATCTATGTTGccgtggtcatgatttatcttctgtttattcgaattaaatctcgtagtaatttgctcatatttccaacataataCATATGGCTTTAGGCATTTAAAAAAAAGAAACGTACAAACAAAGTGCCTCAGTTGAGTCATGCTGAGAAAAAACGGGTAAAAAATCAACATATGCATATTGTTTGGTCGCCGGTGGGTAGGTTTCTTGCATTAGGGGAGCAATTCTGCATAATGTTTGGTGTCTTGCATTGGCTGGACTGATGCAACTACGCGGTGTTTAGTTACATACATGCAATGTGATTAAGAGTTAACATCTACACATAACACATATAGCTACACAATGCCATGGCGACTAAGGTGGACGGTGGCCGCGGCCAACACGACGAGCACATAATCATTGGTGACTTTGTCAGCGGCGTGACGAACTACTTGCTAGCGTCGTCGTTGCAGAGAAAGTCCGTGCGGAGGGACGAATAGGAGGGCGCTGAGGCAGAGGACAGAGAAGGAGAAATGCAGTGCGCACACCATGGCCGCGTCCGTGTAGTAGGACGAGGGAGAGGAGGTGGAAAGGAACGACGCTCAAGACGACTCCAGTATAGTAGGACGCGGGCAAGGAGGTCGAGAGGAACGACGTCGGCGATGGTGACAGTGCAGCAAGATACGGGAGAGTAGGCCGAAAGGTTGAAGCATTCAGGCCTAGAAATGCTTCAAAGTTCGTGCTATGCAGGTCAAACAGTGAATGTGAGAAATTAAACAGGCCAAATTCTTCCCGCGTGGGTCTGATTAGGCTCTATTCGAACAACCAAACACGTCCATAAATACGAGCATGCTGTCCAAAAAATGAATATAAATATGGGCCTGTTCTGTAGGTAAaatttgaaattctttttaggtaaaTATAAAAACAAAAATGTTAACGCCCATATGTGTGGGCGTTAGCCAACTCACCTACACgcctccatcaccgtccagtaacttctgcacgaatcttggcacgaaTTAGCTGATTTTATATGTCACGTAGGACAACTAGCGTGTGTGGTGTGTGAGAAAGGtcgcccacacatccgttttaccacacggaggggccggtgtgtgggcgtttagcagttcgcccacaccagttttcagtcacgcacaaggactggtgtgtgggcgtttgccatctcgcccacacgttcgcctcctctcccacacccaagctgctagttgccatgcattttgcagtgtacatggcaactgctCTAGTGTGATTGCAAGCAGATGACAATTCTTTTTTTTAGCCGAACATGTCAGTTGCTATATGTTTggcatggtacatggcaaactgccctagcatgcacgtaagcagatggcaattctTTCTTTTTAAATGGCAACTGCTctagcgtgcttgtgagcacatggcaattctctcttttacccgaacatgttttttgccatgcctttttttgtagcgctacatggcaactgcctagtgttagtaggtgacaactcctaaagttttgaaatcatggcaactgcagtagaccagaccacacatggcaacagTTGTAGTTGTGCAAAAAAATGACAATCTGGaactttgacctgagatggcaactgtagttgtccgacatggcaaccgtagttcagcgacatggcaactgcactcaaacgaacatggacgaggatccggcccatggcaactgcggggcgcgcggtaaagtgtcacgtggggcgtgcaggaccacgaggtacgaggcctgacgtaTCGGGCGTGTGGACgttatctatttcgcccacacGCACACGTGTAAGAGGGACCGGGAGGAAAAAAAGAGGCGTGTGggcgctagttgttttgcccacacacagACGTGTGGGCTGGTCCTCTTAGGCACCCCACAGAACATGTGGACAGATTCcttaacgcccacatgtgtggcaGTTAGCGGCATTCTATAAAAATTACTATTTCCCGCAAGatatataataaataaaataaataaacggcagtactaccgcaagccgcCCCCCACCATCTCGACCGGGGCACCCCAAAACGGAGCACTCGAAGTTCCCCGTTCCCCTCGCATATTTGCTTTTGCAACGCCCCCCGTGCTCTCTTCGCCGAAACATCCCACCAATCCCCCGCCCCTCTGCTTCCTGTCGCCGCTCGCTCTGCTCCCCGCCCGATGGAGTTCTCCCGCCGCGGCCCAGCCACCGACGACCCTCCGCCGCACGGTACGTGCCGCCCGGGACACCCCCCCCGCCTCCGCTGCCTTTGTAGAATCTGACTGCGATTGCATGCGAGAAGCGCTAGAATCTGCATCTGTTGTTTCACGGAGGACTCGAGGTTTTCGAAGCCGGTCATTCCCTGATTTCCTTTTTCTTTATAGGAAGAGGTTCTTCCCTGCATCACGGGAGGCTCCGAGACCGAGGCAATCCATGGTACTGGGACTGTTCTGCCTCTATCTAATCCGCGGCTTACAGAATAGCAGTAGCAGACTAGGTGTGGTTTGATTTGCTTGGGGGCACAAGATTGAAGATCCTGCCCAACTTGTTTGTCGATCCTACTTTATCCGGTTCACGGTTCCTCTGATCAGATGCAGAATACTTGTTCAAGCAAACAAGGGCAAGTCAATGGTGTAGAATTCTGATCCTTATATTATGTTCCTATATTGCCGGTGCAGGAGAGGCAATGCTGGTGATGAGGGACGCCCTGCTGTGGCAGCTCCAGAAGGACCGCCTTCGCCAGGAGATCATCATGGCCGAGCTGGCCAAGATAGAGCGTGCCATGGCCCTGGGTGCTGCGTCCGGTCACCACAGCATGCCGATGCCCCGGGACAGCATGCCGCAGCACAAAGGACCCGTCTTCGGCTGGGAACACTACGCCGACGTGGGTGAGGAAAATGATGTCAAACTACCAAGCAACTATGGAAGGCAGAGTGCAGAGCCCAGATCTTGGAACCCCATCGCGGAAGATCGCGCGGAAAAATGCTGCAGCCCGTGCAAATGCAGGGTTGATCCGGGTGAACATAACTCGGCATTTGATGAACAGAAACCGCGAGATTCCAGTGAGGTGAGCAGCTTGTCCATTTTGTTATCTTCTCATATGTCATCTGTTTTGCTTATTTATTACTTCATTGGAATGAGGTGAGCAGCCGCTTTCATCAGTCCATTTTTGTTATTGTCAGGCAAATTGTTGTTAAGAAAACATCTTATGTTACTATCGGTATACTTATTACCTCGTAGTCATAGTTCACAATATCTGGACCTTGGTAGAACTTTTATAGCATACCATTATCAGTACTGGCAAGTTTGCTCGGCTTGTTCTCAGAATCATATACTAATGATCTGGCCAAACTTTAAAGAACTTATAAGGCCATGAAAGCGTCGCCTTCTCTGTTGTCAGAAGTACATACTAATGGTCTAATCTAACTGCATATCAAACAGAATGTTCCTCCAAATAAAGCGTTGCCTGCGGAGAAGTGGGAACTGACAGGAATAACCATACCAGTTAAGAAGCCGAAGCCACCCATGAGCCCCAGAAAAAGAAAGAAGCCACCCATGAGATGGAGTTGCCCGGTGTGCCAGGTACAAGCAGACTGTGCGCAGGACGTACATAAGCATTGTGCCGGGAAGAAGCACCGGTCAAATATAGCAAGACTGGAATCAGGCATTAAGGCCCTCGGTGGTCAGAAGGCAAAAAAAGCAGCAGAACCTTCTCTTGGTACATATCAGATGAAAACATCCTTGATAAGATGGAGCTGCAGCACCTGCCAGGCCAACGGTACATGCCAGTCagacttggaggagcacctcaaagGCACATGGCATCAGCATAACATCAATGCCTTATGCAAAGGAGGCAACAACAATATTGTGGAGAACATTTCACTGCATGAAGCAAAATCGCGCGAGAGCAATGTGCCACAGCATGCAGAGAAGCCATCTTTAGCAGGTTGCAACATTTGCCAAGTTATCTGTGGCCGCGAATCAGATCTTGAGATCCACCTGAAGGGTAAAAGGCACTTAAAGAAGATTCAAGCTCTATTCGAAGAAAGCAATACCAAGGCAATCAATTCTGAGTCTCTGAAAGCAAACTTGAACCCGGACAGCGGGCCGCTACATGTGGAGAAAATGAACTGTGACCTAGACTTGGAGAACCACGTCAGAGATGAAAGACGCACACTGAATGCTCGGACCCTTTGCGAAACAATCAACCAAGAGGAAAACAGTCCACCAGAAATTTCCAAAGAACAAACACCATCCTTGGAATGGGATTGCACTATGTGCCAGGCCAAATGTGCCTCTAAAGCCCATTTCGAGAATCACTGCATAAGCAGAAAGCATCAACAGAGGACCCAGGTGATACTCAGCGAATGCGATATCACGAAAACGGGCAGGACCCATGCGGTACTCAGCGAAGGCGATATCACGAAAATGGGCAATATCCACATGGAAGCATCATGCAAAGAAGGCAGTAACAATGATATGGAAAAGAACGTTGTGTCACAGGAAGCAAAATCGCATGAGAGCAATGTGCCAGAGCATGCAGAGAAACCACCTTCAGTACAGAGCTGCAACATTTGCCAAGGTATCTGTAACTGCGCACCAGATTTTGATATGCCGCAACATGTAGAGGAGACGAGTTGCAAATTAAGCTGGGAGAGCTACCTCAGACCCAGAGACGAGAGTCTCCAACTGATGGATGATTGGGCCCTTCGCGAAAAAATTAACCAAGATAAAAGCAATCCACCAGAAATGTCCAAGGACCAAATATCATCCTCGGAATGGGATTGCGCTACATGCCAGGCCAAATGTAACTCTGACCCTCAAACCGAGCATCACTGTAAAAACGGAAAGCATCAACAGAAGATCGATGTGACACTCCACGAAGGCGATATTGCCGAAGTTAGCAGTCTCAATGCAGCCCTTTGCAAAGAAGACAATAACAGCCATATGGACGTTGCGGCATGGGAAGCAAAATCGGATGAGTGCATTGTGTCGCAGCATGTAGAGAAGCCACCTTCAGTATGGAGTTGCAGCGATTGCCAAGTTATCTGTGCCCGCGAATCAGATTTTGAGGTCCACCTGAAGCGTGAAAGGCACTTGATGAAGATTGGAGCCCTGCTCGAAGAAAGTAAGAACATGGCAATATCCGAGTCACAGAAAGCAAACCTGTACCCGGACAGCGTGCCGCAGCATGCGGAGAAAATGAATTGTGAATTAGATTTGGGGAACAACCACGGAGATGAGAGACACCAACTGAATGTTTGCTCCCCTTGCAAAGAAAACAACCAAATGAAAAAAAATCCTCCAGAAATTGCCAACGACCAAGAACCACCCTCAGAATGGGATTGTGCTATGTGTCGGGAAAAATGTAACTCTGAATCTCAGATTGAGCATCATTGTGAAAGCAGAAGGAATCAACAGAAGACCGACGT
It encodes:
- the LOC119301690 gene encoding uncharacterized protein LOC119301690 isoform X2 produces the protein MLVMRDALLWQLQKDRLRQEIIMAELAKIERAMALGAASGHHSMPMPRDSMPQHKGPVFGWEHYADVGEENDVKLPSNYGRQSAEPRSWNPIAEDRAEKCCSPCKCRVDPGEHNSAFDEQKPRDSSENVPPNKALPAEKWELTGITIPVKKPKPPMSPRKRKKPPMRWSCPVCQVQADCAQDVHKHCAGKKHRSNIARLESGIKALGGQKAKKAAEPSLGTYQMKTSLIRWSCSTCQANGTCQSDLEEHLKGTWHQHNINALCKGGNNNIVENISLHEAKSRESNVPQHAEKPSLAGCNICQVICGRESDLEIHLKGKRHLKKIQALFEESNTKAINSESLKANLNPDSGPLHVEKMNCDLDLENHVRDERRTLNARTLCETINQEENSPPEISKEQTPSLEWDCTMCQAKCASKAHFENHCISRKHQQRTQVILSECDITKTGRTHAVLSEGDITKMGNIHMEASCKEGSNNDMEKNVVSQEAKSHESNVPEHAEKPPSVQSCNICQGICNCAPDFDMPQHVEETSCKLSWESYLRPRDESLQLMDDWALREKINQDKSNPPEMSKDQISSSEWDCATCQAKCNSDPQTEHHCKNGKHQQKIDVTLHEGDIAEVSSLNAALCKEDNNSHMDVAAWEAKSDECIVSQHVEKPPSVWSCSDCQVICARESDFEVHLKRERHLMKIGALLEESKNMAISESQKANLYPDSVPQHAEKMNCELDLGNNHGDERHQLNVCSPCKENNQMKKNPPEIANDQEPPSEWDCAMCREKCNSESQIEHHCESRRNQQKTDVILREGDIAIVNSLHIVSSCKEGDNNSTGITPQEAKSDENNVQQHAEKPPPVWDCSVCQVTCNRESDLVFHLNSKRHLKKFRALLEGSNNKAMNSDSQTANLNQDSVPQHAEKTNCELNWESYHRLGDKKHQLNVQALGEAINQDKNSPAEKDQMLSSEWDCAMCQAKCNSKVQLEHHCTGRKHQQKTQAVLGEGDIAEISSSNDMAKNVVSRDAKSRERNVPQHVEKPPLVGCSICQVICGRESDLEIHLKAKRHLKKIRALFEESQKAINSESLKANLNRDSGPLQVGKMDCDLDSENHLRDERHQLNVLTLCETINQEENSPPEISKDQTPSSEWDCAACQVKCISRAHFENHCISRKHQQRTQVMLSEGDIAMVNSLRMGASCKGSNNVSQDAKSHESNAPEHESPPIKSCSICQGICNCESDLDIHLMSKRIQVVTEECKNTAMSSELQKAKLNSSDVPQHVEETSCQLNWESYSRRGDESLQLVDDQALCEKINQDKNNPPEIAKDQIPSSEWDCATCQAKCNSKAQFENHCMSRKHQRKVQVMLARGDLS